In uncultured Desulfovibrio sp., one DNA window encodes the following:
- the raiA gene encoding ribosome-associated translation inhibitor RaiA, translating to MNISFAFKNFDASDHLKKYARRRMEKLGRFFGKAAGLEVDVVLTVDKFRHRCEVTVTGEGLHINASEQTSDMYAAIDLVTDKIEAQIKKQVSRVKEQRRQARNVDVDVFTYNLESEEEQPDVVGTDRFAAKPLHLDEAIMQLENVGGDFLVFISAESSRVNVVYRRKTSGFALIDPVL from the coding sequence ATGAACATTTCTTTTGCTTTCAAGAATTTCGATGCGTCCGACCATCTCAAGAAGTATGCCCGCCGCCGCATGGAAAAGCTGGGGCGCTTCTTTGGCAAGGCTGCCGGCCTGGAAGTGGATGTGGTGCTTACCGTCGACAAGTTCCGTCATCGCTGCGAAGTGACCGTTACGGGCGAAGGGCTGCACATCAACGCCTCGGAGCAGACCTCTGACATGTATGCCGCCATTGACCTGGTCACGGACAAGATCGAGGCGCAGATCAAGAAGCAGGTCTCGCGTGTCAAGGAACAGCGCCGCCAGGCCCGCAATGTGGATGTGGACGTTTTCACCTATAACCTGGAAAGTGAAGAAGAGCAGCCCGACGTGGTGGGCACGGACCGCTTCGCCGCCAAGCCGCTGCACCTGGATGAAGCCATCATGCAGCTGGAAAATGTGGGCGGGGACTTCCTGGTCTTCATCAGCGCCGAAAGCAGCCGCGTCAACGTGGTCTACCGGCGCAAGACCAGCGGCTTTGCGCTCATCGACCCGGTTCTCTAA
- the dapF gene encoding diaminopimelate epimerase, whose product MTNIIAFTKMRSFGNAFICVNGFQEHVHDGSEFARRICNPYCGIGADGVALVMPSNKADVRMCLYNADGSETDRYGNALRAVGSYVFEKDICRREVIRVETSAGIKVVRILLEGGDVSAIMVDREVPVLSAAQIPVVLPRGVEGSRLIDYPLSVGGITYSLTAVGIDGVAHGIILTPDLAQTDCPAIAARIGELGLFPRGVVLEFVEVLSSSRVRLCAWKQGDSIRVRDGGACVSAVACILCQRTDRSVEMELQGGSSLHVDWNKADDHLYLTAPACRSTDGTFAFY is encoded by the coding sequence ATGACAAACATCATTGCCTTTACGAAAATGCGGAGCTTCGGCAACGCCTTTATCTGCGTCAACGGTTTCCAGGAGCATGTGCATGACGGCAGCGAATTTGCCCGCCGCATCTGCAATCCCTACTGCGGCATTGGTGCCGACGGGGTAGCGCTGGTCATGCCCTCCAACAAGGCGGACGTGCGCATGTGCCTCTACAATGCCGATGGCAGCGAAACCGACCGCTACGGCAATGCCCTGCGCGCCGTAGGCTCCTATGTTTTTGAAAAGGACATCTGCCGCCGCGAGGTCATCCGGGTGGAAACGTCCGCGGGCATCAAGGTGGTGCGCATCCTGCTCGAAGGCGGCGATGTGTCGGCCATCATGGTGGACAGGGAAGTACCCGTGCTGTCGGCGGCCCAGATTCCCGTTGTGCTTCCCCGCGGGGTGGAAGGCAGCCGTCTCATCGACTATCCCCTGAGTGTCGGGGGCATCACCTACAGCCTGACCGCTGTGGGCATCGACGGGGTGGCACACGGCATTATCCTGACCCCTGATCTGGCACAGACCGACTGCCCGGCCATTGCCGCGCGCATCGGTGAACTGGGCCTCTTCCCCCGGGGCGTGGTCCTGGAATTTGTGGAAGTGCTCTCGTCCTCCCGTGTGCGGCTCTGCGCATGGAAGCAGGGCGATTCCATCCGCGTACGCGACGGAGGCGCCTGCGTCAGTGCCGTGGCCTGCATCCTCTGCCAGCGCACGGATCGCAGTGTGGAAATGGAGCTGCAGGGCGGCAGCTCGCTGCATGTGGACTGGAACAAGGCCGATGACCACCTGTATCTGACGGCCCCGGCCTGCCGCAGCACGGACGGCACATTCGCCTTTTATTGA
- a CDS encoding DUF1850 domain-containing protein: MRAWHGLKKVLLCCLLLAGILQAVPSAAAPAGQGTLCLRLADKDGSALAAFPVAEGRCFGIRYLHSVARSPVEDWFSVTDGCIYLEKTIYQDFGAGLPHMPQEGQRMYTEKGHIVISGFHRRLPRFDLRVGRIAQHTLLLPQPDGSCREIPLRKIAPPGSALTFSIEECP; the protein is encoded by the coding sequence ATGCGTGCATGGCACGGTCTGAAAAAGGTTCTTCTGTGCTGCCTGCTGCTGGCGGGCATCCTTCAGGCCGTGCCCTCTGCCGCGGCCCCCGCGGGGCAGGGCACGCTGTGCCTGCGGCTGGCCGACAAGGACGGCAGCGCGCTTGCCGCCTTTCCTGTGGCCGAGGGCCGGTGTTTCGGCATCCGCTATCTCCATTCCGTGGCCCGCAGCCCTGTGGAAGACTGGTTTTCGGTCACGGACGGCTGCATCTATCTGGAAAAGACCATCTATCAGGACTTCGGTGCCGGCCTGCCGCACATGCCGCAGGAGGGGCAGCGCATGTATACCGAAAAGGGCCATATCGTCATCAGCGGCTTTCACCGGCGCCTGCCGCGCTTTGACCTGCGCGTGGGGCGCATTGCGCAGCATACGCTTCTGCTGCCCCAGCCGGACGGCAGCTGCCGGGAAATCCCCCTGCGGAAAATTGCGCCGCCGGGTTCTGCACTGACCTTTTCTATTGAAGAGTGCCCATAG
- a CDS encoding PTS sugar transporter subunit IIB, translated as MAWFRVDNRLVHGQVIEGWLPYVAARHLVVANDAMAEDLLRQQITLLAVPETVETHFVTVQDLPRVLGLCGDSALVLFEDCHDARCASDAGVNMKTLNIGNLHYAPGKKQLLPHVAVSEQDSEDLRAIQKREVQLDFRCVPSEKIRDAVEQLL; from the coding sequence ATGGCGTGGTTTCGCGTTGACAACAGGCTTGTGCACGGGCAGGTCATCGAGGGCTGGCTGCCCTATGTTGCCGCCCGCCACCTTGTGGTAGCCAACGATGCCATGGCGGAGGACCTGCTGCGTCAGCAGATAACCCTGCTGGCTGTGCCGGAAACGGTGGAAACCCATTTCGTCACCGTGCAGGACCTGCCCCGGGTGCTGGGACTGTGCGGGGACAGTGCCCTGGTTCTCTTTGAAGACTGCCATGATGCCCGCTGTGCCAGTGATGCCGGCGTCAACATGAAAACACTCAATATCGGCAACCTGCACTACGCCCCCGGCAAAAAGCAGCTCTTGCCGCACGTTGCTGTTTCCGAACAGGACAGTGAAGACCTGCGTGCCATCCAGAAACGCGAGGTGCAGCTGGATTTTCGCTGTGTTCCTTCCGAAAAAATCCGAGATGCCGTTGAACAGCTTTTATGA
- a CDS encoding PTS sugar transporter subunit IIA has protein sequence MTEDQSRPVHVGIIVVAHADYGSAMLRTAEFILGTLSDCTSISVDVAQEVPETVRRLDDAAQRLDKGAGVIILTDMFGGTPTNLALSLLGSHNVEVVTGVNLPMLLKVFSCREKPLAELAELAGDAGTRGIVVAGKMLRSKTREKPEKPGA, from the coding sequence ATGACAGAAGATCAGAGCAGGCCGGTTCACGTCGGCATCATTGTCGTGGCACATGCGGATTATGGCTCTGCCATGCTGCGGACCGCGGAATTCATCCTCGGCACGCTCAGTGACTGTACCTCCATCAGCGTGGATGTTGCCCAGGAAGTGCCCGAAACCGTGCGCCGCCTGGATGATGCCGCCCAGCGCCTGGACAAGGGAGCTGGCGTCATCATTCTTACGGACATGTTCGGCGGAACCCCCACCAATCTGGCCCTGTCCCTGCTGGGCAGCCATAATGTGGAAGTGGTCACCGGCGTCAATCTGCCCATGCTGCTCAAGGTGTTCAGCTGCCGCGAAAAGCCCCTGGCCGAGCTTGCCGAACTGGCAGGCGACGCAGGCACCCGCGGCATCGTGGTGGCCGGCAAGATGCTGCGCAGCAAGACCCGTGAAAAGCCGGAAAAGCCTGGAGCCTGA
- the aspA gene encoding aspartate ammonia-lyase, whose translation MNATRTEHDFLGEMEIPAHIYYGIQTCRALENFRISGIPISTLTKFIQGMACVKKAAALANGELGVLSQDKCRAICQACDEIVAGKFDDQFPLDVFQGGAGTSCNMNANEVIANRALEIMGHQKGEYQYCHPNNDVNCSQSTNDAYPTAIRIALYAKLTQLIGDMDYLREALEEKGREFAHIIKMGRTQLQDAVPMTLGMEFAAYAHTLSEDMMRVGEARNLIAEINMGATAIGTGINSPAGYAELVTRKLREVSGVPVEMADNMVEATSDTGAYVQLSGVLKRCATKISKMCNDLRLLSSGPRCGLNEINLPPRQPGSSIMPGKVNPVMPEVMNQICFDIIGKDVTITMAAEAGQLELNVMEPVIAYSLFSGMKRLGAGCRSLVDYCIRGITANEARCRDLVYHSIGIVTALNPYLGYETSASIAKEALQSGRSLFDVVLERNLLSREQLENLLAPEHMLRPGSPLPAGTSSPAAPKG comes from the coding sequence ATGAACGCAACCCGTACGGAGCACGACTTTCTCGGCGAAATGGAAATCCCGGCCCACATCTACTACGGCATCCAGACCTGCCGTGCGCTGGAAAACTTCCGTATTTCCGGCATTCCCATTTCCACGCTGACCAAATTCATTCAGGGCATGGCCTGCGTCAAGAAGGCGGCGGCCCTGGCCAATGGCGAACTTGGCGTCCTGTCGCAGGACAAGTGCAGGGCCATCTGCCAGGCCTGCGACGAAATTGTGGCCGGCAAATTTGACGACCAGTTTCCGCTGGATGTCTTCCAGGGCGGGGCAGGGACCTCATGCAATATGAACGCCAATGAAGTCATTGCCAACCGCGCCCTGGAAATCATGGGGCACCAGAAGGGCGAGTATCAGTACTGTCACCCCAACAATGATGTGAACTGCTCCCAGTCCACCAACGACGCCTACCCCACGGCCATACGCATTGCCCTCTACGCCAAGCTGACCCAGCTCATCGGCGATATGGACTATCTGCGGGAAGCCCTGGAAGAAAAGGGCAGGGAGTTTGCCCATATCATCAAAATGGGCCGGACGCAGTTGCAGGATGCCGTGCCCATGACTCTGGGCATGGAATTTGCCGCCTATGCCCATACCCTGAGCGAAGACATGATGCGCGTGGGCGAAGCCCGCAATCTTATTGCCGAAATCAATATGGGCGCCACGGCCATCGGCACGGGCATCAACAGCCCGGCCGGCTATGCCGAACTGGTCACCCGCAAGCTGCGCGAAGTTTCCGGCGTACCCGTGGAAATGGCGGACAATATGGTGGAGGCCACTTCCGATACCGGCGCCTATGTGCAGCTTTCGGGCGTGCTCAAGCGCTGTGCCACCAAAATCTCCAAAATGTGCAATGACCTGCGCCTGCTCTCGTCCGGTCCGCGCTGCGGCCTCAACGAAATCAATCTGCCGCCACGCCAGCCCGGTTCCTCCATCATGCCCGGCAAGGTGAATCCCGTCATGCCTGAAGTCATGAACCAGATATGCTTTGACATCATCGGCAAGGATGTCACCATCACCATGGCTGCCGAGGCGGGACAGCTGGAACTCAATGTCATGGAGCCGGTCATTGCCTATTCCCTCTTCTCGGGCATGAAGCGCCTGGGCGCCGGTTGCCGCAGCCTGGTGGACTACTGCATACGCGGCATCACGGCCAATGAAGCCCGCTGCCGGGATCTGGTCTATCATTCCATCGGCATTGTGACCGCCCTCAATCCCTATCTGGGCTATGAAACCTCGGCCTCCATTGCCAAGGAAGCCCTGCAATCCGGCCGTTCGCTTTTTGATGTGGTCCTGGAACGAAACCTGCTCAGCCGCGAACAGCTCGAAAATCTGCTGGCACCGGAACACATGCTGCGCCCCGGCAGCCCGCTGCCCGCCGGTACGTCCTCGCCGGCAGCCCCCAAGGGCTAA
- a CDS encoding DUF1653 domain-containing protein, with protein MQERTFQPGDIVQHFKRHTLKNPGTTYLYQIVGIAEHTETGENLVIYRALYGEGRLFARPRGMFFSLVDKVKYPDARQTYRFELFRKAGVPILADVNKATNQS; from the coding sequence ATGCAGGAGCGTACCTTCCAGCCCGGCGATATTGTCCAGCACTTCAAGCGGCATACCCTGAAAAATCCTGGCACAACCTATCTCTATCAAATCGTTGGCATTGCCGAACATACCGAAACCGGAGAAAACCTGGTCATTTACCGGGCGCTCTACGGCGAAGGCCGCCTCTTTGCCCGCCCGCGGGGCATGTTCTTTTCCCTAGTGGACAAGGTCAAGTATCCTGACGCCCGCCAAACCTACCGTTTCGAGCTGTTCCGCAAAGCCGGAGTGCCAATACTCGCTGATGTGAACAAGGCAACCAACCAGTCCTGA
- a CDS encoding TRAP transporter permease codes for MSHEERMKVIDKEGAGGFALEKETDDVDHVAVARSQETMDVSEIVAKYDKESVYRTFKGGMDILVRFLCIAFSAFHLYTAAMGAFPPQIQRAVHLGFVLTLVYLLYPARASKINKLAWYDVILAMAGALVCAYIVWNYDVIVLDAGPATELDFIFGCAAIVLVLEATRRIVGLPITLVAIVFLLYAKFGNLIPGMLGHRGFSVQRIVSHMYLTTEGLFGTPLGVSASFVFLFILFGAFLHSTGLGKFFIDLALAAAGRYVGGPAKVAVLASGFFGTISGSSVANTVSTGTFTIPLMKSVGYRGSFAGAVEAASSTGGQIMPPIMGAAAFIMAQFLGIGYVEIAKAALIPALLYYLAVGLMVHMEAKRMGLKGIPKERLPRVWVVLRQGGYLLLPIIVLIYLLIEGYTPLKSAYYCILATVIISWIANNWKAINGASYAGQRVEKELWRTNVMNVKDVLSAMENGGRLALGVAAACACTGFVIGVVTLTGLGLKLAQAILVVSGDSFALTLVLTMLASIVLGMGLPTTAKYIVLATIAAPAIMHFGVPALAAHLFIMYFGILADLTPPVALAAYAAAGIARAEPNATGFMAVKLALAGFLIPYIFCYNPGLLMINATGTEVASYVVTAILGIVSLSFASVGFWLRNLHIWERLLLLAGAITLITPGIITDAIGLGLMVLVYILQKTMPDGPRPAAAA; via the coding sequence ATGAGTCATGAAGAACGCATGAAGGTTATCGACAAAGAGGGAGCCGGGGGCTTTGCCCTGGAAAAAGAGACGGATGACGTGGACCACGTTGCCGTGGCCCGCAGCCAGGAAACCATGGATGTTTCCGAAATCGTCGCCAAGTACGACAAGGAATCCGTGTACCGCACGTTCAAGGGCGGGATGGACATTCTTGTCCGCTTCCTCTGCATCGCCTTTTCGGCCTTTCATCTGTATACGGCGGCCATGGGGGCCTTTCCGCCGCAGATACAGCGTGCCGTCCATCTGGGCTTTGTGCTGACGCTGGTCTATCTGCTGTATCCGGCCCGTGCCTCCAAAATCAACAAACTGGCCTGGTACGACGTTATCCTGGCCATGGCCGGCGCCCTTGTGTGCGCCTACATCGTCTGGAATTACGACGTGATCGTGCTGGATGCCGGCCCGGCCACGGAGCTGGACTTCATCTTCGGCTGCGCCGCCATTGTCCTGGTGCTTGAGGCAACGCGCCGCATCGTGGGGCTGCCCATCACCCTGGTAGCCATTGTCTTTCTGCTCTACGCCAAGTTCGGCAATCTCATTCCCGGGATGCTGGGACATCGCGGCTTCAGCGTGCAGCGCATCGTCTCGCACATGTATCTGACCACAGAGGGGCTGTTCGGCACGCCGCTGGGCGTATCCGCCTCCTTTGTCTTTCTTTTCATCCTGTTCGGCGCCTTCCTGCACAGCACGGGGCTGGGCAAGTTCTTCATTGACCTCGCCCTGGCCGCTGCCGGCCGCTACGTAGGCGGCCCGGCCAAGGTGGCCGTGCTGGCCAGCGGCTTCTTCGGCACCATTTCCGGCTCGTCCGTGGCCAATACCGTGTCCACCGGGACCTTTACTATCCCGCTCATGAAAAGCGTAGGCTACCGCGGCTCCTTTGCCGGCGCCGTGGAAGCGGCCTCGTCCACCGGCGGACAGATCATGCCGCCCATCATGGGGGCCGCCGCCTTCATCATGGCCCAGTTCCTCGGCATCGGCTATGTGGAAATCGCCAAGGCAGCCCTTATTCCGGCCCTGCTCTACTATCTGGCCGTGGGCCTCATGGTGCACATGGAAGCCAAGCGCATGGGACTCAAGGGCATTCCCAAGGAGCGCCTGCCCCGGGTCTGGGTGGTGCTGCGGCAGGGGGGCTACCTGCTGCTGCCCATCATTGTGCTCATCTATCTGCTGATAGAAGGCTACACCCCCCTCAAGTCCGCCTACTACTGCATCCTGGCCACGGTCATCATCTCGTGGATTGCCAATAACTGGAAGGCCATCAATGGCGCCAGCTATGCCGGCCAGCGCGTGGAAAAGGAACTGTGGCGCACCAACGTCATGAACGTGAAGGACGTGTTGAGCGCCATGGAAAACGGTGGCCGCCTGGCCCTGGGTGTGGCCGCGGCCTGCGCCTGCACGGGCTTTGTCATCGGGGTGGTGACCCTGACCGGCCTGGGCCTCAAGCTGGCACAGGCCATTCTGGTGGTCTCCGGCGACAGCTTTGCCCTGACCCTGGTGCTGACCATGCTGGCGTCCATCGTGCTGGGCATGGGGCTGCCCACCACGGCCAAGTACATTGTGCTGGCCACCATTGCCGCCCCGGCCATCATGCACTTTGGCGTGCCCGCGCTGGCAGCGCATCTTTTCATCATGTACTTCGGCATTCTGGCCGACCTGACGCCCCCCGTGGCCCTGGCCGCCTATGCCGCGGCCGGCATTGCCCGGGCAGAACCCAATGCCACGGGCTTCATGGCCGTCAAGCTGGCACTGGCAGGCTTCCTCATTCCGTACATCTTCTGCTACAATCCCGGTCTGCTCATGATTAATGCCACCGGAACGGAAGTGGCCAGCTATGTGGTCACGGCCATTCTGGGCATCGTATCCCTTTCCTTTGCCAGTGTGGGCTTCTGGCTGCGCAACCTGCACATCTGGGAACGCCTCCTGCTGCTGGCCGGCGCCATCACCCTCATTACCCCCGGCATCATCACGGATGCCATCGGTCTGGGGCTCATGGTGCTGGTCTATATCCTGCAGAAGACTATGCCGGACGGTCCCCGCCCGGCGGCGGCCGCCTGA
- the rapZ gene encoding RNase adapter RapZ, whose translation MTAASPSRPHSLAAGLPSQVCIVTGLSGAGKSTALKVFEDLGYFTVDGLPASLAPDMAGMMSRPSMSRYRGMALGMDIRQSNFVEETNLALTSMAEAGVRPMLLFLEATPQELMRRYATTRRPHPLEREGLGLEEALRTERERLLPLRETADLVVDTTRFSIHDLRRAIQKRWRSREKLRAIRVNVLSFGYKYGVPRESDMVFDMRFLPNPYFDPQLRPLSGLDKAVSDYVLNSPGAREFLQKLQDLLFYMLPLMEAEGRYRVAIAIGCTGGRHRSVAVAEELTQALRQADYATSVEHRHLEFG comes from the coding sequence ATGACCGCAGCATCTCCTTCCCGCCCTCACAGCCTTGCCGCCGGCCTGCCTTCCCAGGTCTGCATTGTGACCGGCCTTTCCGGCGCAGGCAAAAGCACGGCTCTGAAAGTATTTGAAGACCTTGGCTATTTTACGGTGGACGGCCTGCCGGCCAGCCTGGCCCCCGATATGGCGGGCATGATGTCCCGCCCCTCCATGAGCCGCTACCGCGGCATGGCTCTGGGGATGGACATCCGCCAGAGCAACTTTGTGGAAGAAACCAATCTGGCTCTGACCAGCATGGCCGAGGCCGGCGTGCGGCCCATGCTGCTCTTTCTGGAAGCCACCCCCCAGGAACTCATGCGCCGCTATGCCACCACCCGGCGTCCCCATCCGCTGGAGCGCGAAGGGCTAGGCCTGGAAGAGGCCCTGCGCACGGAAAGGGAGCGACTGCTGCCGCTGCGGGAAACGGCGGACCTGGTGGTGGACACCACGCGCTTTTCCATCCATGACCTCAGGCGGGCCATTCAAAAACGCTGGCGGTCCCGGGAAAAGCTGCGGGCCATACGAGTCAATGTGCTGTCTTTCGGCTACAAATACGGGGTGCCCCGCGAATCGGACATGGTCTTTGACATGCGATTCCTGCCCAATCCCTATTTTGATCCGCAGCTGCGCCCCCTGAGCGGGCTGGACAAGGCCGTGTCGGACTATGTGCTGAACTCGCCGGGTGCCCGCGAATTCCTGCAGAAACTGCAGGACCTGCTATTCTACATGCTGCCGCTCATGGAAGCAGAAGGGCGCTACCGGGTGGCCATTGCCATTGGCTGTACCGGCGGACGGCACCGCTCTGTGGCTGTGGCCGAAGAACTGACCCAGGCCCTGCGCCAGGCGGACTATGCCACCTCCGTGGAGCACCGTCATCTTGAATTCGGCTAG
- the hslU gene encoding ATP-dependent protease ATPase subunit HslU, with product MSALTPREIVAELDKYVVGQEQAKRMVAVAVRNRWRRQHLPAELRDEIAPKNIIMMGPTGVGKTEIARRLARLSGAPFIKVEATKFTEVGYVGRDVESMVRDLMEIGIKLVRDEENARVRQAAEAAAESRLLDLLLPNSFGGEERQSTREKLRQQFRLGFMDDREVELDVVEQGGSGIDIFAIPGMEQMGSQVKDMFGKAFPPRQRRRKMKVREAFNVLVQEESGKLVDQEALADRARERVEQMGIIFIDEIDKIASTGSNRSSDISREGVQRDLLPIVEGSAVNTKYGMVRTDHILFIAAGAFHFSKPSDMIPELQGRFPLRVELQPLGKEEFLRILKEPDNALTRQYEALLGTEQVKLSFSDDGLEEIASFAEIINGRTENIGARRLYTIMEKILAEISFDAPDMPGAQIMVNRDYVVQHLEDVRDDEDLSQYIL from the coding sequence ATGAGCGCTTTGACACCGCGTGAAATCGTGGCCGAACTGGACAAATATGTGGTGGGTCAGGAACAGGCCAAGCGCATGGTGGCTGTGGCCGTGCGCAACCGCTGGCGCCGCCAGCACCTTCCCGCCGAACTGCGCGACGAGATTGCGCCCAAGAATATCATCATGATGGGGCCTACCGGCGTGGGCAAGACCGAAATTGCCCGCCGTCTGGCCCGGCTCAGCGGCGCCCCCTTCATCAAGGTGGAAGCCACCAAGTTTACGGAAGTGGGCTATGTGGGGCGTGACGTGGAATCCATGGTGCGGGACCTCATGGAAATCGGCATCAAGCTGGTGCGTGACGAGGAAAATGCCCGCGTGCGTCAGGCGGCGGAGGCCGCCGCGGAATCCCGCCTGCTGGACCTGCTGCTGCCCAATTCCTTCGGCGGGGAAGAACGCCAGTCCACACGCGAAAAGCTGCGACAGCAGTTCCGTCTGGGCTTCATGGACGACCGGGAAGTGGAACTGGATGTGGTGGAGCAGGGCGGCAGCGGCATCGACATCTTTGCCATACCCGGCATGGAGCAAATGGGCAGCCAGGTGAAGGACATGTTCGGCAAGGCCTTTCCTCCCCGTCAGCGTCGCCGCAAGATGAAGGTGCGCGAAGCCTTCAACGTGCTGGTGCAGGAGGAGTCGGGCAAACTTGTGGATCAGGAGGCGCTGGCCGACCGCGCCCGCGAACGCGTGGAGCAGATGGGCATCATCTTCATTGACGAAATTGACAAGATTGCCAGCACCGGCAGCAACCGCAGCTCCGACATTTCCCGCGAGGGCGTGCAGCGCGACCTGCTGCCCATTGTGGAAGGCAGTGCCGTCAATACCAAATATGGCATGGTGCGCACGGATCACATCCTCTTCATTGCGGCCGGAGCCTTTCACTTCAGCAAGCCGTCGGACATGATACCCGAGCTGCAGGGGCGTTTTCCGCTGCGTGTGGAGCTGCAACCCCTGGGCAAGGAAGAATTCCTGCGCATTCTCAAGGAGCCGGACAATGCCCTGACCAGGCAGTACGAGGCGCTGCTGGGCACGGAACAGGTGAAGCTGAGCTTTTCCGATGACGGCCTGGAAGAGATTGCCTCCTTTGCCGAAATCATCAACGGACGCACGGAAAATATCGGGGCGCGACGCCTCTATACCATCATGGAAAAGATTCTGGCGGAAATTTCCTTTGATGCGCCGGACATGCCCGGTGCGCAGATCATGGTCAACCGCGACTATGTTGTCCAGCATCTGGAAGATGTGCGCGATGACGAGGACCTGAGCCAGTATATCCTGTAA
- the rpoN gene encoding RNA polymerase factor sigma-54 has translation MAIELQQQLKTLQQLVMTPQLQQAIRLLQLSRVELLETVQQELLENPFLEERDNHLATETQEPPDDRKPHDDDVAYDTDLSRNADWEDYLGEFSSSPRLVQPRDYETPEEMTPLEARYSVKPSLESHLMWQLRLSTLDERQKEIGEEIIGNLSSSGYLQASLEEIASQCHVEPAEVQTVLERIQLFDPVGVAARDARECLLIQIRNLNYDRDPILRELIECHLEDLEAKRYKPLLRKFKLSKEELGEYLDIIQSLDPMPGASFGGGEPTYVSPDVFVYKAGDDFVIVLNDDGLPQLQLSDMGQWALDCENSAQKDYCNEKKRGAIWLINSLYQRQRTLYKVMESIVRHQRPFFEKGVTHLAPLILKDIADDIGVHESTVSRITTNKYVATPHGIFELKFFFNSALELDDGSQVGSESVKALLKKFIAEEDPHAPLSDERLGEMLKEHFKVNIARRTVAKYRTALDIPSSSKRREHF, from the coding sequence ATGGCTATAGAACTGCAACAACAGCTCAAGACGCTGCAACAACTGGTCATGACGCCCCAGTTGCAGCAGGCCATCCGTCTTCTGCAACTTTCCCGGGTGGAACTGCTGGAGACGGTGCAGCAGGAGCTGCTGGAAAATCCTTTTCTGGAAGAACGGGACAATCATCTGGCCACGGAAACGCAGGAACCGCCGGACGACCGCAAGCCACATGACGACGATGTGGCCTATGATACGGATCTTTCCCGGAATGCCGACTGGGAAGACTACCTTGGGGAATTTTCCAGTAGCCCACGCCTTGTTCAGCCCCGGGATTACGAAACGCCGGAGGAGATGACTCCCCTGGAAGCCCGTTATTCCGTCAAGCCATCCCTTGAAAGCCACCTCATGTGGCAGCTGCGTCTGTCCACCCTTGACGAGCGCCAGAAGGAAATCGGCGAAGAAATCATCGGCAATCTTTCCTCTTCCGGCTATCTCCAGGCCAGTCTTGAGGAAATTGCCAGCCAATGCCATGTGGAACCGGCCGAGGTGCAGACCGTTCTGGAGCGCATACAGCTTTTTGACCCCGTGGGCGTGGCCGCCAGGGATGCGCGGGAATGCCTGCTCATCCAGATACGCAATCTCAATTACGACCGGGACCCCATCCTGCGGGAACTCATCGAATGCCACCTTGAAGACCTGGAAGCCAAGCGCTACAAGCCCCTGCTGCGCAAGTTCAAGCTGAGCAAGGAGGAGCTGGGCGAATACCTGGACATCATCCAGAGCCTGGACCCCATGCCCGGCGCCAGCTTCGGCGGTGGCGAGCCGACCTATGTAAGCCCGGATGTTTTCGTGTACAAGGCAGGCGATGATTTCGTCATTGTGCTCAATGATGACGGCCTGCCGCAGCTGCAACTTTCGGATATGGGGCAGTGGGCGCTGGACTGTGAAAACAGCGCCCAGAAGGACTACTGCAACGAAAAAAAGCGCGGGGCCATCTGGCTCATCAACAGCCTGTACCAGCGCCAGCGGACCCTCTACAAGGTCATGGAAAGCATTGTCCGTCATCAGCGCCCGTTCTTTGAAAAGGGGGTAACACACCTGGCTCCGCTGATCCTCAAGGATATTGCCGACGATATCGGCGTGCACGAATCCACGGTCAGCCGCATCACCACCAACAAATATGTGGCCACCCCCCACGGTATCTTTGAGTTAAAGTTTTTCTTTAACAGTGCGCTGGAACTGGATGACGGCAGCCAGGTCGGTTCGGAAAGCGTCAAGGCGCTGCTCAAGAAATTCATTGCCGAAGAGGACCCCCACGCCCCCCTCAGCGATGAACGCCTGGGGGAAATGTTAAAGGAACACTTTAAGGTTAACATTGCGCGCCGCACTGTTGCCAAGTACAGAACGGCTCTGGATATTCCCTCCTCCTCCAAGCGAAGGGAACATTTCTAA